One Odocoileus virginianus isolate 20LAN1187 ecotype Illinois chromosome 6, Ovbor_1.2, whole genome shotgun sequence DNA segment encodes these proteins:
- the GMPR2 gene encoding GMP reductase 2 isoform X1: protein MYTGIPIIAANMDTVGTFEMAKVLCKFSLFTAVHKHYSLEQWKEFASQNPDCLEHLAASSGTGSSDFEQLEQILNAIPQVKYVCLDVANGYSEHFVEFVKDVRKRFPEHTIMAGNVVTGEMVEELILSGADIIKVGIGPGSVCTTRKKTGVGYPQLSAVMECADAAHGLKGHIISDGGCSCPGDVAKAFGAGADFVMLGGMLAGHSESGGELIERNGRKYKLFYGMSSEMAMKKYAGGVAEYRASEGKTVEVPFKGDVEHTIRDILGGIRSTCTYVGAAKLKELSRRTTFIRVTQQVNPIFSDES from the exons ATGTACACTGGGATCCCCATTATTGCTGCCAATATGGATACTGTGGGCACCTTTGAGATGGCCAAGGTCCTCTGTAAG TTCTCCCTCTTCACTGCTGTCCATAAACACTACAGCCTCGAGCAGTGGAAAGAGTTTGCCAGCCAGAATCCTGACTGTCTTGAG CATCTGGCTGCCAGCTCAGGCACAGGCTCTTCGGACTTTGAGCAGCTGGAACAGATCCTGAATGCTATTCCCCAGGTGAAGTATGTGTGCCTGGACGTGGCCAATGGCTACTCTGAACACTTTGTTGAATTTGTGAAGGATGTGCGGAAACGCTTCCCTGAACACACCATCATG GCAGGGAATGTGGTAACAGGAGAAATGGTGGAAGAGCTGATCCTCTCTGGGGCTGACATCATCAAAGTGGGAATTGGACCAG GCTCCGTGTGTACCACCcggaagaagactggagtggggtaTCCACAGCTAAGTGCAGTTATGGAGTGTGCAGATGCTGCTCATGGCCTCAAAGGCCACATCATTTCA GATGGAGGCTGCAGCTGTCCTGGGGATGTGGCCAAGGCTTTCG gggcaggggctgacTTCGTGATGCTGGGCGGCATGCTGGCTGGGCACAGTGAGTCAGGTGGTGAGCTCATCGAGAGGAATGGCAGGAAGTACAAGCTCTTCTACGGCATGAGCTCCGAAATGGCCATGAAGAAGTATGCTGGGGGTGTGGCTGAGTACAG GGCCTCAGAGGGAAAGACAGTGGAGGTGCCCTTTAAAGGGGACGTGGAACATACCATCCGAGACATCCTTGGAGGCATCCGCTCCACCTGCACTTATGTGGGAGCAGCTAAGCTGAAGGAGCTGAGCCGGAGAACTACCTTCATCCGTGTCACCCAGCAGGTGAATCCGATCTTCAGTGATGAGAGCTAG
- the TINF2 gene encoding TERF1-interacting nuclear factor 2 isoform X1, with translation MATPPGAGPAALRFVAAASWQVIRGRCVEHFPRVLEFLRYLRAAAPGLVRYRHHERLCMGLKAKLVVELILQGRPWAQVLNALHHHFPESGPAVRDPKITKQDLRKISEAQETFCQQVKQLAEAPVDLASKLQELEQEYGETFLAAMEKLFFEYLCQLEKALPMLQAQQLQDVLSWMQPGVSITSSFVLSQYGVDMGWPLPECSATDAVNTTEPSEQSPPQQPRPALHDPLPKASPGPLLPQGPASRKHPEPLTGHHFNLAPLGRRRIQSQWAPTSRGHKERPTVMLLPFRDVGSPAQVTSKPGKGKDGTHPADPAGAMGTRAPLTGKSRSPSKTLGGRAVKGNPIDSSASEQKENCNMDCHMKPLRLSLSPPRKSVCPPSLYSSDITIGDLVLDSDEEEDSQSEGRDPPYVPSLPKALATSPGQLQPPSCKVRSTVKRQQGCHKPSRRSQRPSSMLTGTQEP, from the exons ATGGCCACACCCCCGGGGGCCGGTCCCGCTGCTCTTCGCTTTGTAGCTGCTGCCAGCTGGCAGGTCATTCGCGGACGCTGCGTGGAGCATTTTCCccgagtattggagtttctgcgaTACCTGCGCGCTGCTGCCCCTGGCTTGGTTCGCTACCGGCATCATGAACGCCTGTGTATGGGCCTAAAGGCCAAG TTGGTGGTGGAGCTCATCCTGCAGGGCCGGCCTTGGGCCCAGGTTCTAAATGCCCTACATCACCACTTCCCAGAGTCTGGACCTGCAGTGCGGGACCCCAAAATC ACAAAGCAGGATCTGAGGAAGATATCAGAGGCTCAGGAAACCTTTTGCCAGCAGGTGAAGCAGCTGGCAGAAGCCCCTGTTGATTTGGCTTCGAAGCTGCAG GAACTCGAACAAGAGTATGGGGAAACTTTTCTGGCTGCCATGGAAAAGCtgttttttgaatatttgtgTCAGCTGGAAAAAGCACTGCCTATGCTGCAGGCACAGCAG CTTCAGGATGTGCTGAGTTGGATGCAGCCTGGAGTTTCTATTACTTCTTCTTTTGTCTTGAGCCAATATGGCGTGGACATGGGGTGGCCACTTCCAG agtGCTCTGCTACTGATGCAGTGAACACGACAGAGCCTTCAGAGCAGAGTCCTCCTCAGCAACCAAGACCAGCACTCCACGACCCTCTGCCAAAAGCCTCTCCTGGCCCACTGCTTCCTCAGGGACCAGCCTCAAGGAAGCATCCAGAACCTCTGACCGGCCACCATTTCAATCTGGCCCCTCTAGGCCGGCGAAGAATCCAGTCCCAGTGGGCACCCACTAGCAGAGGCCATAAGGAGCGCCCCACAGTCATGCTGCTCCCCTTCAGGGATGTGGGTTCACCAGCCCAGGTCACATCTAAGCCTGGGAAGGGCAAAGACGGCACACACCCAGCAGATCCAGCAGGTGCCATGGGCACCAGAGCACCCTTGACCGGGAAGTCTAGGAGCCCGTCCAAGACCCTGGGAGGAAGAGCTGTGAAGGGGAATCCAATTGACTCATCTGCCTCGGAGCAAAAGGA GAACTGCAACATGGACTGCCACATGAAACCACTAAGATTGTCATTATCACCTCCTAGGAAGTCAG TTTGTCCTCCATCTCTGTACAGCTCTGACATTACCATAGGGGACCTGGTTTTGGACTCGGACGAGGAAGAAGATAGCCAGAGCGAAGGAAGG GATCCTCCTTACGTGCCCTCCTTACCGAAAGCCTTGGCCACATCCCCAGGACAGCTGCAGCCTCCATCCTGCAAAGTAAGGAGCACTGTGAAGAGACAGCAAGGATGCCACAAGCCCTCTAGGAGGTCCCAGCGGCCCAGCTCAATGCTGACAGGGACCCAGGAACCCTGA
- the MDP1 gene encoding magnesium-dependent phosphatase 1 isoform X2 produces MARLPKLAVFDLDYTLWPFWVDTHVDPPFHKSSDGTVRDRRGQSIQLYPEVPAVLERLRGLGVPIAAASRTGEVEGANQLLELFDLVRYFVHREIYPGSKVTHFERLQRKTGVPFSQMIFFDDEKRNIVDVSKLGVTCIHVQHGMSLQTLTQGLDAFTKAQAGL; encoded by the exons ATGGCACGACTCCCGAAACTCGCAGTCTTCGATCTAG ATTACACGCTCTGGCCGTTCTGGGTGGACACGCACGTAGACCCCCCGTTCCACAAGAGCAg TGATGGAACTGTACGAGATAGGCGGGGCCAGAGCATCCAACTGTACCCTGAGGTGCCTGCGGTCCTGGAACGATTGCGGGGCCTGGGAGTGCCCATCGCGGCCGCTTCACG GACAGGTGAGGTTGAAGGAGCCAACCAGCTGCTGGAGCTCTTTGACCTTGTCAGATACTTTGTTCATCGGGAAATCTATCCAGGCAGCAAAGTCACGCACTTTGAGAG GTTGCAGCGAAAGACTGGAGTTCCTTTCTCCCAGATGATCTTCTTTGATGATGAGAAGAGGAACATCGTAGATGTCAGCAAACTGG gtGTTACCTGCATTCATGTCCAGCATGGAATGAGCCTTCAAACCCTAACTCAAGGATTAGATGCATTCACAAAGGCCCAAGCTGGACTCTGA
- the TINF2 gene encoding TERF1-interacting nuclear factor 2 isoform X2, with product MATPPGAGPAALRFVAAASWQVIRGRCVEHFPRVLEFLRYLRAAAPGLVRYRHHERLCMGLKAKLVVELILQGRPWAQVLNALHHHFPESGPAVRDPKITKQDLRKISEAQETFCQQVKQLAEAPVDLASKLQELEQEYGETFLAAMEKLFFEYLCQLEKALPMLQAQQLQDVLSWMQPGVSITSSFVLSQYGVDMGWPLPECSATDAVNTTEPSEQSPPQQPRPALHDPLPKASPGPLLPQGPASRKHPEPLTGHHFNLAPLGRRRIQSQWAPTSRGHKERPTVMLLPFRDVGSPAQVTSKPGKGKDGTHPADPAGAMGTRAPLTGKSRSPSKTLGGRAVKGNPIDSSASEQKENCNMDCHMKPLRLSLSPPRKSVCPPSLYSSDITIGDLVLDSDEEEDSQSEGREPLENYQKTKFDTLIPTFCEYLPSSGPSTVSIPFPDCTDSSRLL from the exons ATGGCCACACCCCCGGGGGCCGGTCCCGCTGCTCTTCGCTTTGTAGCTGCTGCCAGCTGGCAGGTCATTCGCGGACGCTGCGTGGAGCATTTTCCccgagtattggagtttctgcgaTACCTGCGCGCTGCTGCCCCTGGCTTGGTTCGCTACCGGCATCATGAACGCCTGTGTATGGGCCTAAAGGCCAAG TTGGTGGTGGAGCTCATCCTGCAGGGCCGGCCTTGGGCCCAGGTTCTAAATGCCCTACATCACCACTTCCCAGAGTCTGGACCTGCAGTGCGGGACCCCAAAATC ACAAAGCAGGATCTGAGGAAGATATCAGAGGCTCAGGAAACCTTTTGCCAGCAGGTGAAGCAGCTGGCAGAAGCCCCTGTTGATTTGGCTTCGAAGCTGCAG GAACTCGAACAAGAGTATGGGGAAACTTTTCTGGCTGCCATGGAAAAGCtgttttttgaatatttgtgTCAGCTGGAAAAAGCACTGCCTATGCTGCAGGCACAGCAG CTTCAGGATGTGCTGAGTTGGATGCAGCCTGGAGTTTCTATTACTTCTTCTTTTGTCTTGAGCCAATATGGCGTGGACATGGGGTGGCCACTTCCAG agtGCTCTGCTACTGATGCAGTGAACACGACAGAGCCTTCAGAGCAGAGTCCTCCTCAGCAACCAAGACCAGCACTCCACGACCCTCTGCCAAAAGCCTCTCCTGGCCCACTGCTTCCTCAGGGACCAGCCTCAAGGAAGCATCCAGAACCTCTGACCGGCCACCATTTCAATCTGGCCCCTCTAGGCCGGCGAAGAATCCAGTCCCAGTGGGCACCCACTAGCAGAGGCCATAAGGAGCGCCCCACAGTCATGCTGCTCCCCTTCAGGGATGTGGGTTCACCAGCCCAGGTCACATCTAAGCCTGGGAAGGGCAAAGACGGCACACACCCAGCAGATCCAGCAGGTGCCATGGGCACCAGAGCACCCTTGACCGGGAAGTCTAGGAGCCCGTCCAAGACCCTGGGAGGAAGAGCTGTGAAGGGGAATCCAATTGACTCATCTGCCTCGGAGCAAAAGGA GAACTGCAACATGGACTGCCACATGAAACCACTAAGATTGTCATTATCACCTCCTAGGAAGTCAG TTTGTCCTCCATCTCTGTACAGCTCTGACATTACCATAGGGGACCTGGTTTTGGACTCGGACGAGGAAGAAGATAGCCAGAGCGAAGGAAGG GAACCTCTGGAAAACTATCAGAAGACAAAGTTTGACACCCTGATCCCTACCTTCTGTGAATACCTACCCTCTTCTGGCCCCAGCACTGTGTCTATCCCCTTCCCTGACTGTACAGACAGTTCTAGACTCTTGTGA
- the NEDD8 gene encoding ubiquitin-like protein NEDD8 gives MLIKVKTLTGKEIEIDIEPTDKVERIKERVEEKEGIPPQQQRLIYSGKQMNDEKTAADYKILGGSVLHLVLALRGGGGLRQ, from the exons ATGCTAATTAAAGTGAAG ACGCTGACTGGAAAGGAGATCGAGATTGACATTGAACCCACGGACAAG GTGGAACGAATCAAGGAGCGtgtggaggagaaagagggaatTCCACCACAGCAGCAGCGGCTCATCTACAGTGGTAAACAGAT GAATGATGAGAAGACAGCAGCTGATTACAAGATATTAGGCGGTTCAGTCCTCCATCTGGTGTTGGCTCTGAGAGGAGGAGGTGGTCTTAGGCAGTGA
- the GMPR2 gene encoding GMP reductase 2 isoform X2, producing the protein MPHIDNDVKLDFKDVLLRPKRSTLKSRSEVDLTRSFAFRNSKQMYTGIPIIAANMDTVGTFEMAKVLCKFSLFTAVHKHYSLEQWKEFASQNPDCLEHLAASSGTGSSDFEQLEQILNAIPQVKYVCLDVANGYSEHFVEFVKDVRKRFPEHTIMAGNVVTGEMVEELILSGADIIKVGIGPGSVCTTRKKTGVGYPQLSAVMECADAAHGLKGHIISDGGCSCPGDVAKAFGAGADFVMLGGMLAGHSESGGELIERNGRKYKLFYGMSSEMAMKKYAGGVAEYRASEGKTVEVPFKGDVEHTIRDILGGIRSTCTYVGAAKLKELSRRTTFIRVTQQVNPIFSDES; encoded by the exons ATGCCTCACATCGACAACGACGTCAAACTGGACTTCAAGGATGTCCTGTTGAGGCCCAAACGCAGTACCCTTAAATCTCGAAGTGAG GTGGATCTCACAAGATCATTTGCATTTCGGAACTCAAAGCAGATGTACACTGGGATCCCCATTATTGCTGCCAATATGGATACTGTGGGCACCTTTGAGATGGCCAAGGTCCTCTGTAAG TTCTCCCTCTTCACTGCTGTCCATAAACACTACAGCCTCGAGCAGTGGAAAGAGTTTGCCAGCCAGAATCCTGACTGTCTTGAG CATCTGGCTGCCAGCTCAGGCACAGGCTCTTCGGACTTTGAGCAGCTGGAACAGATCCTGAATGCTATTCCCCAGGTGAAGTATGTGTGCCTGGACGTGGCCAATGGCTACTCTGAACACTTTGTTGAATTTGTGAAGGATGTGCGGAAACGCTTCCCTGAACACACCATCATG GCAGGGAATGTGGTAACAGGAGAAATGGTGGAAGAGCTGATCCTCTCTGGGGCTGACATCATCAAAGTGGGAATTGGACCAG GCTCCGTGTGTACCACCcggaagaagactggagtggggtaTCCACAGCTAAGTGCAGTTATGGAGTGTGCAGATGCTGCTCATGGCCTCAAAGGCCACATCATTTCA GATGGAGGCTGCAGCTGTCCTGGGGATGTGGCCAAGGCTTTCG gggcaggggctgacTTCGTGATGCTGGGCGGCATGCTGGCTGGGCACAGTGAGTCAGGTGGTGAGCTCATCGAGAGGAATGGCAGGAAGTACAAGCTCTTCTACGGCATGAGCTCCGAAATGGCCATGAAGAAGTATGCTGGGGGTGTGGCTGAGTACAG GGCCTCAGAGGGAAAGACAGTGGAGGTGCCCTTTAAAGGGGACGTGGAACATACCATCCGAGACATCCTTGGAGGCATCCGCTCCACCTGCACTTATGTGGGAGCAGCTAAGCTGAAGGAGCTGAGCCGGAGAACTACCTTCATCCGTGTCACCCAGCAGGTGAATCCGATCTTCAGTGATGAGAGCTAG
- the MDP1 gene encoding magnesium-dependent phosphatase 1 isoform X1 codes for MARLPKLAVFDLDYTLWPFWVDTHVDPPFHKSSDGTVRDRRGQSIQLYPEVPAVLERLRGLGVPIAAASRTGEVEGANQLLELFDLVRYFVHREIYPGSKVTHFERLQRKTGVPFSQMIFFDDEKRNIVDVSKLGTKWCYLHSCPAWNEPSNPNSRIRCIHKGPSWTLRSSHLRNRTERKSGGHFQERRRRHQPLKRQYRN; via the exons ATGGCACGACTCCCGAAACTCGCAGTCTTCGATCTAG ATTACACGCTCTGGCCGTTCTGGGTGGACACGCACGTAGACCCCCCGTTCCACAAGAGCAg TGATGGAACTGTACGAGATAGGCGGGGCCAGAGCATCCAACTGTACCCTGAGGTGCCTGCGGTCCTGGAACGATTGCGGGGCCTGGGAGTGCCCATCGCGGCCGCTTCACG GACAGGTGAGGTTGAAGGAGCCAACCAGCTGCTGGAGCTCTTTGACCTTGTCAGATACTTTGTTCATCGGGAAATCTATCCAGGCAGCAAAGTCACGCACTTTGAGAG GTTGCAGCGAAAGACTGGAGTTCCTTTCTCCCAGATGATCTTCTTTGATGATGAGAAGAGGAACATCGTAGATGTCAGCAAACTGGGTACTAAGTG gtGTTACCTGCATTCATGTCCAGCATGGAATGAGCCTTCAAACCCTAACTCAAGGATTAGATGCATTCACAAAGGCCCAAGCTGGACTCTGAGGTCCAGTCATTTGAGgaacagaactgaaaggaaatcaggAGGGCATTTTCAG
- the TINF2 gene encoding TERF1-interacting nuclear factor 2 isoform X3: MGLKAKLVVELILQGRPWAQVLNALHHHFPESGPAVRDPKITKQDLRKISEAQETFCQQVKQLAEAPVDLASKLQELEQEYGETFLAAMEKLFFEYLCQLEKALPMLQAQQLQDVLSWMQPGVSITSSFVLSQYGVDMGWPLPECSATDAVNTTEPSEQSPPQQPRPALHDPLPKASPGPLLPQGPASRKHPEPLTGHHFNLAPLGRRRIQSQWAPTSRGHKERPTVMLLPFRDVGSPAQVTSKPGKGKDGTHPADPAGAMGTRAPLTGKSRSPSKTLGGRAVKGNPIDSSASEQKENCNMDCHMKPLRLSLSPPRKSVCPPSLYSSDITIGDLVLDSDEEEDSQSEGRDPPYVPSLPKALATSPGQLQPPSCKVRSTVKRQQGCHKPSRRSQRPSSMLTGTQEP; the protein is encoded by the exons ATGGGCCTAAAGGCCAAG TTGGTGGTGGAGCTCATCCTGCAGGGCCGGCCTTGGGCCCAGGTTCTAAATGCCCTACATCACCACTTCCCAGAGTCTGGACCTGCAGTGCGGGACCCCAAAATC ACAAAGCAGGATCTGAGGAAGATATCAGAGGCTCAGGAAACCTTTTGCCAGCAGGTGAAGCAGCTGGCAGAAGCCCCTGTTGATTTGGCTTCGAAGCTGCAG GAACTCGAACAAGAGTATGGGGAAACTTTTCTGGCTGCCATGGAAAAGCtgttttttgaatatttgtgTCAGCTGGAAAAAGCACTGCCTATGCTGCAGGCACAGCAG CTTCAGGATGTGCTGAGTTGGATGCAGCCTGGAGTTTCTATTACTTCTTCTTTTGTCTTGAGCCAATATGGCGTGGACATGGGGTGGCCACTTCCAG agtGCTCTGCTACTGATGCAGTGAACACGACAGAGCCTTCAGAGCAGAGTCCTCCTCAGCAACCAAGACCAGCACTCCACGACCCTCTGCCAAAAGCCTCTCCTGGCCCACTGCTTCCTCAGGGACCAGCCTCAAGGAAGCATCCAGAACCTCTGACCGGCCACCATTTCAATCTGGCCCCTCTAGGCCGGCGAAGAATCCAGTCCCAGTGGGCACCCACTAGCAGAGGCCATAAGGAGCGCCCCACAGTCATGCTGCTCCCCTTCAGGGATGTGGGTTCACCAGCCCAGGTCACATCTAAGCCTGGGAAGGGCAAAGACGGCACACACCCAGCAGATCCAGCAGGTGCCATGGGCACCAGAGCACCCTTGACCGGGAAGTCTAGGAGCCCGTCCAAGACCCTGGGAGGAAGAGCTGTGAAGGGGAATCCAATTGACTCATCTGCCTCGGAGCAAAAGGA GAACTGCAACATGGACTGCCACATGAAACCACTAAGATTGTCATTATCACCTCCTAGGAAGTCAG TTTGTCCTCCATCTCTGTACAGCTCTGACATTACCATAGGGGACCTGGTTTTGGACTCGGACGAGGAAGAAGATAGCCAGAGCGAAGGAAGG GATCCTCCTTACGTGCCCTCCTTACCGAAAGCCTTGGCCACATCCCCAGGACAGCTGCAGCCTCCATCCTGCAAAGTAAGGAGCACTGTGAAGAGACAGCAAGGATGCCACAAGCCCTCTAGGAGGTCCCAGCGGCCCAGCTCAATGCTGACAGGGACCCAGGAACCCTGA